In a single window of the Methanolobus psychrophilus R15 genome:
- a CDS encoding heterodisulfide reductase, alpha subunit: MVKESSVKETEAANTPRIGVFVCECGVNIGGVVNCRAVADYASTLPNVATSVVNKYACSDAGQSEIKQAIKDHDLNRVLVASCTPKTHEPIFKACVEEGGLNPYLFEFVNIREHCSWIHMQDKENATKKASELVRMGVSRARLLEPLQSTEVPVTNKALVIGAGVAGMQAALDIADMGYKVYLVEKNPSIGGKMAQLDKTFPTNDCSICILGPKMVEVSRNRNIQLMTYSEVEEVEGYVGNFRARIRHKSRFVDVTTCTGCGSCVPKCPIEVPDFEFNEGIGTRKAIYVPFPQAVPLRAVVDRSVCIDCGACIKACESHSINMEQEETFSDLEVGVIVVTTGYDIYDPEPTNDFGYGIYDNVITGMELERLLNASGPTMGKLVRPSDVKPPKRVGFIQCVGSRDKKRNRYCSGFCCMYALKDAQLIKEKYPDSEVYIMYMDIRAPFRNYEEFYDRARDMGIKFIRGKPGKVSEDTDNSVIVRVEDTLTNNIYNLELDLLVLSVGAVASESSERVRQLLKVSRAADGFMMEAHPKLKPVDTTLDGIFIGGVTQGPKDIPYSVSQGSACAARATRYLAQGKATTEGITVEVDEDICVGCGICVPMCPFQALSLADGKLAIIKALCKGCGTCAVACPTGALQQSHFKNQQLLAQVRSVFTFEGE; encoded by the coding sequence ATGGTCAAAGAAAGTTCGGTCAAAGAAACTGAAGCGGCAAATACCCCCAGAATAGGGGTTTTTGTATGCGAGTGCGGTGTGAATATAGGTGGTGTTGTGAACTGCCGGGCTGTGGCGGATTATGCTTCCACATTGCCCAATGTGGCCACCTCCGTGGTCAACAAGTACGCATGTAGTGATGCAGGGCAGTCGGAGATAAAACAGGCTATAAAGGACCATGATCTTAACCGTGTCCTTGTGGCCTCATGTACGCCCAAGACACATGAACCCATCTTCAAGGCATGTGTAGAGGAAGGCGGCCTGAACCCTTACCTCTTTGAATTCGTCAACATAAGGGAACACTGCAGCTGGATCCACATGCAGGATAAGGAGAATGCCACAAAGAAGGCGAGTGAGCTGGTGCGCATGGGCGTTTCCAGGGCGCGACTCCTGGAGCCACTCCAGTCCACTGAGGTTCCTGTCACGAACAAGGCACTTGTCATCGGAGCAGGCGTTGCAGGTATGCAGGCAGCCCTGGACATTGCTGATATGGGTTACAAGGTCTATCTGGTCGAAAAGAACCCATCCATCGGCGGCAAGATGGCGCAGCTTGACAAGACCTTCCCCACAAATGATTGCAGTATATGTATACTTGGCCCGAAGATGGTGGAAGTGTCAAGGAACAGGAATATCCAGCTTATGACCTATTCCGAAGTGGAGGAAGTGGAAGGCTACGTAGGTAACTTCAGGGCGAGGATCAGGCACAAGTCCCGTTTTGTCGATGTCACTACCTGCACTGGCTGCGGGTCATGCGTTCCGAAATGTCCGATAGAGGTACCGGACTTTGAATTCAATGAAGGTATAGGCACCCGCAAAGCCATCTATGTACCGTTCCCCCAGGCAGTACCACTCAGGGCCGTTGTGGACAGATCCGTCTGCATAGACTGTGGTGCCTGCATCAAAGCCTGTGAGAGCCATTCTATCAATATGGAGCAGGAAGAAACATTCTCCGATCTGGAAGTAGGTGTGATAGTCGTAACCACAGGATACGACATATACGACCCGGAGCCAACAAACGACTTCGGATATGGGATATATGATAATGTTATCACCGGGATGGAGCTTGAGCGCCTGCTCAACGCCAGCGGGCCCACAATGGGCAAGCTGGTGAGGCCCAGTGACGTCAAGCCTCCAAAGCGCGTAGGCTTTATCCAGTGCGTGGGCAGCAGGGACAAGAAGCGTAACAGGTATTGTTCCGGATTCTGTTGCATGTATGCATTGAAGGACGCCCAGCTTATAAAAGAAAAATATCCTGATTCTGAAGTATATATTATGTACATGGATATCCGGGCACCTTTCAGGAACTATGAAGAGTTCTATGACCGGGCCAGGGACATGGGTATCAAGTTCATCCGCGGAAAGCCCGGAAAGGTGAGCGAGGATACGGATAACAGTGTCATTGTCCGCGTCGAGGACACGCTGACGAACAATATCTACAACCTTGAGCTCGACCTGCTCGTGCTTAGTGTGGGAGCCGTGGCAAGCGAAAGTTCTGAGCGTGTCAGGCAGTTGCTTAAGGTCAGCAGGGCAGCCGACGGATTTATGATGGAAGCACATCCCAAGCTAAAACCCGTTGACACAACACTTGACGGTATATTCATAGGTGGTGTGACCCAGGGACCTAAGGACATACCTTATTCGGTATCCCAGGGAAGTGCCTGTGCCGCCCGTGCAACGCGATATCTTGCCCAGGGTAAAGCAACCACCGAAGGCATCACTGTGGAAGTTGATGAGGATATCTGCGTCGGATGCGGAATATGTGTGCCTATGTGTCCCTTCCAGGCGTTGTCGCTCGCAGATGGAAAATTAGCAATTATCAAAGCACTTTGTAAGGGGTGCGGAACCTGCGCCGTGGCATGCCCCACGGGAGCGCTGCAGCAGAGCCACTTCAAGAACCAGCAGCTGCTTGCCCAGGTCAGGAGTGTTTTCACATTTGAGGGAGAATAA
- a CDS encoding methyl-viologen-reducing hydrogenase delta subunit: protein MAETEWEPKIVAFCCNWCSYGGADTAGVGRVPPPPLFPEDHQGDVFRTY from the coding sequence ATGGCAGAAACAGAATGGGAACCAAAGATAGTGGCTTTCTGCTGCAACTGGTGCAGCTACGGAGGCGCGGATACGGCAGGGGTGGGGAGGGTTCCGCCACCACCCCTCTTCCCTGAGGATCATCAGGGTGATGTGTTCAGGACGTATTGA
- a CDS encoding methyl viologen-reducing hydrogenase, delta chain has translation MHVFNAFLEGADAVLVTGCHLGDCHYVNGNYKAQVRYQFLEEMVRELGLEPERLQLNWISASEGEKFANFIRDVTAQIKQLGPSPLKPEGVN, from the coding sequence ATGCATGTTTTCAATGCTTTTCTTGAAGGAGCTGATGCCGTACTTGTGACCGGATGTCACCTTGGAGACTGCCACTATGTTAACGGCAACTACAAAGCCCAGGTCAGGTACCAGTTCCTTGAAGAGATGGTCAGGGAACTTGGGCTTGAACCTGAGAGACTCCAGCTCAACTGGATAAGCGCCAGTGAAGGAGAAAAGTTCGCGAATTTCATAAGGGATGTCACTGCGCAGATAAAACAACTGGGCCCGAGCCCTCTGAAGCCTGAAGGAGTGAACTAG
- a CDS encoding formate dehydrogenase like protein, beta chain — MVGIGDKLLGYATNPDVRNRGASGGLVTAVLAAALEKGMVEGVVVLKRIDEYEAIPVITDDVQEVLASGGSMHAVPVNLAKYAVGRKIAMPGKPCDVRGVIEQAKRNGVELEDTYIVGLNCGGAMHPVVTREMLTRMYEIDPEDVVGEEIEKGKLIFKTKDGEEKAISIDELEEAGYGRRENCRYCTIKIPTNADLACGNWGVIGELAGSATFCEVMNEKGKRLLDNAIEAGFIEVQPADEKSIAIREKVNKAMLKLGDEWKGRLLTEIPDQERLTYYIEQFADCIDCGACREVCPVCTCGEESKCTMFHSLADNYKMSMYHMVRLLHLSDSCIGCGQCSDVCPVDIPVTTIFRRFADPAQKKRDYSPGMDLQRPPFLELMLK, encoded by the coding sequence ATGGTTGGAATTGGAGACAAGCTGCTTGGCTATGCTACTAACCCGGATGTCCGCAACAGGGGCGCATCAGGAGGACTTGTCACTGCCGTACTGGCTGCAGCTCTTGAAAAGGGAATGGTTGAGGGCGTGGTCGTGCTAAAACGTATAGATGAATATGAAGCGATCCCGGTTATCACAGATGATGTACAGGAGGTACTTGCTTCCGGAGGCAGTATGCATGCAGTGCCCGTGAACCTAGCTAAGTATGCAGTTGGCAGGAAGATAGCCATGCCCGGCAAACCCTGTGATGTCAGGGGTGTCATCGAACAGGCCAAACGCAACGGAGTTGAACTTGAGGATACCTATATAGTGGGACTCAACTGCGGAGGAGCTATGCATCCGGTGGTCACCAGGGAGATGCTCACCAGGATGTATGAGATAGATCCGGAAGATGTGGTTGGCGAGGAGATTGAGAAGGGCAAGCTCATTTTCAAAACAAAGGATGGAGAAGAGAAGGCCATATCCATTGATGAGCTCGAGGAAGCCGGATACGGAAGACGTGAGAACTGCCGTTATTGCACAATTAAGATACCAACGAATGCCGATCTGGCATGTGGTAACTGGGGTGTCATCGGGGAGCTGGCTGGAAGTGCCACCTTCTGCGAAGTAATGAACGAGAAGGGCAAGCGCCTTCTTGATAATGCTATTGAGGCCGGGTTTATTGAGGTGCAGCCTGCGGACGAGAAATCCATAGCTATCCGGGAAAAGGTTAACAAAGCTATGCTTAAGCTCGGAGATGAATGGAAAGGAAGGCTCCTTACTGAGATCCCTGACCAGGAGCGTCTCACTTACTATATAGAACAGTTCGCAGACTGTATCGATTGTGGCGCCTGCAGGGAGGTCTGCCCTGTATGCACGTGCGGTGAGGAATCAAAGTGCACCATGTTCCACAGTCTCGCAGATAATTATAAGATGAGCATGTATCACATGGTACGCCTTCTCCATTTATCTGACAGTTGTATCGGGTGTGGACAGTGTTCTGACGTATGTCCCGTGGATATTCCGGTCACAACTATCTTCAGGCGCTTTGCAGACCCTGCCCAGAAGAAGCGCGATTATTCGCCTGGCATGGATCTCCAGAGACCGCCCTTCCTGGAGTTGATGCTGAAATGA
- a CDS encoding formate dehydrogenase like protein,alpha chain, protein MKETIYRTVCPGCGIGCGLYIRESGDGSVSIDFLKSSQVNLGKLCRFGMKLPHYYSRPASGRVEGMVSGTEEAVKAAALRLKNAGKIAMLSAGNTTCEEHIAFTRLAETLGTVVHTGIPVYPELPSECHPHLEGMPLAEIEDAEKIVLFVDPYVQYPLLVRRLLVARRNGAHIISAGAKELHFAHENRNLSPEQYAELELDSNSVIIADVHPHTDSCHTKQLLNLALETGARIHFIKPFVNSEGANRLSRGKAGMMGISHIMDEIEKGSIRTLFLLDSDPLELMPDSDRTANALNKLDNLIVISSRDSPITEIAHVVIVTEPLYRKRGTFINAEGKLQENSGQDVAGIDAMSLLSRELGTEGFEYRQLHGYLHERMIETLANENRKPEYEIMECETAPVHHNGACTLKYLFNPFMWVNQPDDNDFVLLNMNMVRSLKLKKGGMVRLDSEKGSMKMRYRVESMPDGMILTARKLPIATGTNTTVKAEGC, encoded by the coding sequence ATGAAGGAAACTATCTACCGGACAGTGTGCCCCGGCTGTGGCATTGGATGCGGCCTCTACATCAGGGAAAGTGGCGATGGCTCTGTAAGCATCGACTTTTTGAAGAGCAGCCAGGTGAACCTTGGAAAACTCTGCAGATTCGGGATGAAGCTGCCTCATTACTATTCCAGGCCTGCTTCCGGCAGAGTGGAAGGCATGGTATCCGGTACTGAAGAAGCTGTCAAGGCAGCGGCTTTAAGGCTTAAAAATGCCGGGAAGATTGCCATGCTCTCTGCAGGCAACACTACCTGTGAAGAGCATATAGCATTCACAAGGCTCGCAGAGACCCTGGGTACTGTGGTACACACCGGCATTCCGGTCTACCCGGAACTTCCTTCAGAGTGTCACCCCCATCTCGAAGGCATGCCATTGGCTGAAATAGAGGATGCGGAGAAGATTGTACTCTTCGTAGACCCCTATGTGCAATATCCACTGCTTGTCAGGAGACTGCTGGTTGCCAGGCGCAACGGTGCACATATCATATCAGCAGGCGCAAAAGAACTGCATTTTGCGCATGAGAACAGGAATCTCTCACCGGAACAGTACGCAGAACTGGAACTTGACAGTAACTCAGTCATTATCGCTGATGTGCATCCGCATACAGATTCCTGTCATACGAAGCAGCTGCTCAATCTTGCACTTGAGACCGGAGCAAGGATACACTTTATAAAACCCTTTGTAAACAGCGAAGGCGCCAACAGGCTTTCAAGGGGCAAGGCCGGAATGATGGGTATCTCACATATCATGGATGAGATCGAAAAAGGGAGCATCAGGACCCTCTTCCTGCTTGATAGCGACCCTCTGGAGCTGATGCCGGATTCTGATAGGACAGCAAATGCGCTGAATAAACTTGACAATCTCATTGTGATAAGCTCAAGGGACAGCCCGATCACTGAGATAGCACATGTGGTGATAGTCACTGAACCCCTATATCGCAAAAGAGGTACCTTCATTAACGCCGAAGGGAAACTCCAGGAGAACAGCGGGCAGGATGTTGCCGGCATAGATGCAATGTCCCTGCTGAGCAGAGAATTGGGAACAGAAGGATTTGAGTACAGGCAGCTGCACGGGTACCTGCATGAAAGGATGATAGAGACCCTGGCCAATGAGAACAGGAAGCCTGAGTATGAAATAATGGAATGTGAAACTGCCCCTGTACATCACAATGGCGCCTGCACATTGAAATACCTGTTTAACCCCTTCATGTGGGTCAACCAGCCGGATGACAATGATTTCGTGCTCCTTAACATGAATATGGTCAGGAGTCTGAAACTCAAGAAAGGTGGCATGGTCAGGCTGGATTCTGAGAAAGGAAGCATGAAAATGCGATATCGTGTGGAAAGTATGCCTGACGGCATGATTTTGACTGCCAGGAAACTGCCAATAGCAACAGGAACGAACACAACAGTCAAAGCGGAGGGATGCTGA
- a CDS encoding Rhodanese domain protein, whose translation MNLDKYKLIDIRSIDAYNGWKEGGEAKSGHIKGAKSLPYKWSHYIDWIEIVRNKKILPEDPLVIYGYERHTTEEVAKQFEKAGYSDVTVFNSFLEWAEKDLPMENLERYRQLVSADWLNRLITTKGAPEYDSDRFVVCHAHYRNPSDYDEGHIPGAISVDTNTLESPQTWNRRSPEELKEALESAGISHDTTVIVYGRFSYPKNEDPFPGSSAGHLGAMRCAFIMLYAGVKDVRILNGGLQSWLDSGYDITKEPAQSNRVSFGIDIPQKPEIVVDLEEAKEILSSPDKNLVCVRSWREYIGEISGYNYIEKKGRIPGAVFGDCGSDAYHMENYRNLDHTMREYGEVVENWKKVGITPEKRNAFYCGTGWRGSEAFFNAWLMGWDRSAVYDGGWFEWSNNDLPFETGVPEE comes from the coding sequence ATGAATTTAGATAAATATAAGTTAATTGATATAAGGTCCATTGATGCTTATAATGGATGGAAAGAGGGTGGAGAAGCAAAAAGCGGACACATAAAAGGTGCGAAATCACTACCTTATAAATGGTCACACTATATTGACTGGATAGAGATTGTCAGAAATAAAAAAATCCTGCCGGAAGATCCTCTAGTTATATACGGGTATGAAAGGCATACAACAGAAGAAGTGGCAAAGCAGTTTGAAAAGGCAGGATACTCTGATGTAACTGTTTTCAACTCATTTTTAGAATGGGCGGAAAAGGACCTGCCAATGGAAAATCTTGAAAGGTACAGACAACTGGTTTCAGCCGACTGGCTTAACCGTTTGATCACAACAAAGGGTGCTCCTGAATATGACAGCGACAGGTTCGTGGTATGTCATGCTCATTACAGGAACCCTTCTGATTATGATGAAGGTCACATTCCGGGAGCAATATCTGTTGACACGAACACCCTTGAATCCCCGCAAACATGGAATCGTCGCTCGCCCGAAGAACTGAAGGAAGCACTGGAAAGCGCAGGAATATCACATGATACGACGGTTATCGTTTACGGAAGGTTCTCCTATCCGAAGAACGAGGATCCTTTTCCGGGAAGCAGCGCAGGTCATCTGGGTGCAATGAGATGTGCGTTCATCATGCTCTATGCCGGTGTAAAAGATGTACGTATACTTAATGGCGGCCTCCAGTCATGGCTTGATTCGGGGTATGATATAACAAAAGAGCCTGCTCAAAGTAACAGGGTCTCTTTTGGTATCGATATTCCACAGAAACCGGAGATAGTTGTCGATCTCGAGGAAGCGAAGGAGATACTTTCATCCCCTGACAAAAACCTGGTGTGTGTCAGAAGCTGGAGGGAATATATCGGAGAGATAAGCGGGTATAATTATATTGAGAAAAAAGGCAGGATCCCGGGAGCAGTGTTCGGGGATTGTGGCTCAGACGCTTACCATATGGAAAACTACAGGAACCTGGACCATACCATGCGCGAATATGGGGAGGTTGTGGAAAACTGGAAGAAGGTCGGGATCACTCCCGAAAAGCGCAATGCGTTCTACTGCGGGACTGGCTGGAGGGGCAGTGAGGCCTTCTTTAACGCGTGGCTTATGGGCTGGGATAGATCCGCAGTCTATGATGGCGGATGGTTTGAGTGGAGCAACAATGATCTACCTTTTGAGACGGGTGTGCCGGAAGAATGA
- a CDS encoding methyltransferase gives MIIEDLMPEVGETSIREKLVACLKSNPKTLPCMFFYDQSGSELFEKITKLEEYYPPKIEIPLLRSTARKFNGVLKDCDIVELGSGDCSKISVFLDEVPEESRKNIVYYPVDVSREAIEKSGLILQKKYPEMGLHGINADFLEHIEKIRGKRKRLFCFFGSTIGNLTEAKAMEFLRNLDSVMNKKDRLLLGMDMVKDIDVIERAYNDSQGITAKFNKNILKVTNSHLGTDFNPDDFEHVAFFNKAYSRIEMHLRAKRDLEVTSPLLKENIIFKKGEMIHTENSHKYTVGHIRKMADAAGLFLANIYTDEKKWFSLAEMVKR, from the coding sequence ATGATCATAGAAGATTTAATGCCAGAGGTCGGAGAAACTTCGATCAGAGAAAAACTGGTAGCTTGCCTGAAGTCCAATCCTAAAACCCTTCCCTGTATGTTCTTCTACGATCAGAGTGGGTCGGAACTGTTTGAGAAGATAACAAAACTTGAGGAATATTATCCTCCGAAGATCGAGATCCCTTTGCTCAGATCAACAGCCAGGAAATTTAACGGGGTGCTTAAGGACTGCGATATCGTAGAGCTTGGGAGCGGGGATTGTTCGAAGATCTCCGTGTTCCTTGACGAGGTTCCTGAAGAATCACGTAAGAACATAGTGTATTATCCAGTTGACGTTTCCAGAGAGGCTATAGAAAAATCCGGCCTCATCCTCCAGAAGAAATATCCTGAAATGGGACTTCATGGGATCAATGCTGATTTTCTCGAGCATATTGAAAAGATCCGGGGAAAAAGAAAGAGGCTCTTCTGTTTCTTCGGGAGCACAATAGGTAATCTGACTGAAGCAAAAGCCATGGAGTTTCTGAGAAACCTGGACAGTGTCATGAATAAAAAAGACAGGCTTCTTCTTGGAATGGATATGGTAAAAGATATCGATGTAATCGAGAGAGCCTACAATGACAGCCAGGGGATCACTGCGAAATTCAATAAGAATATACTGAAGGTTACAAATAGTCATCTCGGAACGGATTTCAATCCTGATGATTTCGAGCATGTCGCTTTCTTCAATAAAGCATATTCCCGGATCGAGATGCACCTGAGAGCAAAAAGGGATCTGGAAGTGACAAGTCCTCTGCTGAAAGAGAATATAATCTTCAAAAAAGGCGAGATGATCCATACGGAAAACTCTCATAAATATACTGTAGGCCATATCAGGAAAATGGCAGATGCTGCAGGGCTTTTCCTGGCGAACATCTATACCGATGAGAAAAAGTGGTTCTCTCTTGCTGAAATGGTGAAAAGATGA
- a CDS encoding cysteine desulfurase: MTDFKKDFPILEKEIYGKRLVYLDNAATSQKPSYVIETISEFYRSDNGNIHRGVHYLSEVSSEKYEKAREKVSDFIGARDPAEVTFTAGTTDSINQVACSLEPILKGNEVLITGVEHHSNIVPWQLAGAKLRAIPIDEDCNLLTDSIEITDKTKLIAISHVSNVLGSVNPIKEITEIAKDHDIPVLVDAAQSIQHLPIDVKDIGCDFLAFSGHKMYAATGVGVLYTSERFSDIMPAKGGGGMVDKVTLERTTYLNPPLRYEAGTPHIAGAISVAAAIDYMQNIGMDEIRKHEHNVYSYARKKLLETDGVTGYGNTDEMCGSISFNLDNIHQYDTGMILDKMGIAVRTGHHCAQPLMRSLGTEGTVRASFALYNTEEDADMLIEGIEKVRMMYA, translated from the coding sequence ATGACCGATTTCAAGAAAGATTTCCCGATACTTGAAAAAGAGATATATGGAAAACGGCTGGTTTACCTTGATAACGCGGCAACGAGCCAGAAACCAAGCTATGTGATCGAGACTATCTCTGAGTTCTACAGATCGGATAATGGTAATATACACCGGGGAGTACATTACCTGAGTGAGGTCTCAAGTGAAAAGTATGAGAAAGCAAGGGAAAAGGTCAGTGACTTCATAGGCGCCCGTGACCCGGCTGAAGTGACATTCACTGCCGGAACAACTGATTCGATCAACCAGGTTGCATGCTCGCTTGAACCAATCCTGAAGGGAAACGAGGTTCTGATCACTGGTGTTGAGCACCACTCAAATATCGTGCCATGGCAGCTTGCAGGAGCAAAACTCCGGGCAATCCCGATTGACGAAGATTGTAATTTGCTGACAGATTCCATAGAGATCACGGATAAAACGAAATTGATAGCCATATCCCATGTCTCGAATGTCCTTGGTTCCGTCAATCCCATCAAAGAGATAACCGAAATAGCAAAAGACCACGATATCCCTGTGCTTGTAGATGCGGCCCAGTCGATACAGCATCTGCCAATTGATGTGAAGGATATAGGTTGTGATTTCCTGGCATTCTCAGGCCACAAGATGTATGCAGCAACCGGAGTTGGCGTGCTTTACACAAGTGAGCGTTTCAGTGATATCATGCCGGCAAAAGGCGGAGGAGGCATGGTTGACAAAGTAACTCTTGAAAGAACAACATACCTGAACCCCCCTTTAAGGTACGAGGCAGGCACGCCGCACATCGCGGGTGCAATAAGTGTTGCTGCAGCAATTGATTACATGCAGAATATAGGCATGGATGAGATCAGAAAGCACGAGCATAATGTATATTCCTACGCAAGGAAAAAACTGCTGGAAACGGATGGTGTGACAGGTTACGGGAACACTGACGAGATGTGCGGTTCCATCTCATTCAACCTTGACAATATCCATCAGTACGACACAGGAATGATACTGGATAAAATGGGGATCGCTGTCAGGACCGGACATCACTGCGCTCAGCCATTGATGAGATCCCTCGGAACCGAAGGCACCGTGCGTGCAAGTTTTGCATTGTACAATACTGAAGAAGATGCCGACATGCTCATTGAAGGCATAGAGAAAGTAAGGATGATGTATGCATGA
- a CDS encoding Fe-S metabolism associated SufE — protein sequence MRDAVQDDIIKQFDGLEWLDKYGLLISFAKELEPMDEKFKTEENSISGCQSKVWIRTYRENGKMIIDLDSDAMITRGIISLLLKVVNNRSPRDIVDLDLYFIEEIGLKSNLSPARADGLASIIRRIREVAKREAN from the coding sequence ATGAGGGATGCTGTCCAGGACGATATCATAAAACAATTCGATGGCCTTGAATGGCTTGACAAGTACGGTCTGCTTATCTCCTTTGCCAAAGAGCTCGAGCCCATGGATGAAAAGTTCAAGACCGAAGAGAACTCAATCAGCGGGTGCCAGTCCAAGGTCTGGATCAGGACTTATAGGGAGAACGGTAAAATGATTATCGATCTCGATAGTGATGCCATGATCACCAGAGGTATCATTTCTCTTTTACTAAAGGTTGTGAACAACCGCTCTCCTCGGGATATTGTAGATCTCGACCTGTATTTTATCGAAGAGATCGGCTTAAAGTCGAATCTTTCACCTGCAAGGGCGGATGGGCTGGCGTCGATCATCAGGAGGATACGGGAAGTGGCCAAGAGGGAGGCAAATTGA
- a CDS encoding formylmethanofuran dehydrogenase, subunit F, translating to MAVTREMDIDGSCFRYRLITDKSVKLLDYDYKRCIGCGICVRLCPTKALELGPIKEIATGLDAPPVMMDLDKCTFCSMCASFCPVDAFRMTSEGDFPEHENFPELDAHVRMNDKCLPCAICKAACPEDAIDVEFTFKKKEEIAPLKDKSGGDVKGEIEIDTDKCNFCGLCAQFCDAFLLVEKEPTPTDPSPFELLLVDEDKCDYCVLCQDLCPEEAIHVKGERRGEAPKIEGRLVVDDDKCTRCTWCQVVCPYEAVDIKKPFEGEISLIDANISKCDPQGCHGCFNVCPSHLWYVPEDGKNNIAIKEDYCIYCGACVNACPKDVMKVSRSEVSHTGIPDSPWAGQWRDAVDSIKTGERNYPDISRTLEVEKEPPHEHVEVEMPDIDPSYLQAARKRLEKAGSLLSNAKYRKGVEAKAKESGGENE from the coding sequence TTGGCAGTGACCAGGGAAATGGATATAGATGGCTCCTGTTTCAGATATCGATTGATTACTGACAAGTCCGTAAAACTCCTTGATTACGATTACAAACGGTGTATCGGGTGCGGCATATGTGTTAGGCTCTGCCCCACGAAAGCACTGGAGCTCGGGCCCATTAAAGAAATAGCTACCGGGCTTGATGCGCCCCCGGTGATGATGGACCTGGATAAATGCACCTTCTGCTCCATGTGTGCCAGCTTCTGCCCGGTTGACGCATTCAGGATGACTTCAGAAGGTGATTTTCCGGAACATGAAAATTTCCCCGAACTGGATGCACATGTCCGCATGAATGACAAGTGTCTTCCCTGTGCTATCTGCAAGGCCGCCTGTCCGGAAGATGCCATCGATGTTGAGTTTACTTTTAAGAAAAAGGAAGAGATAGCGCCTCTCAAAGATAAGTCCGGAGGAGACGTTAAAGGCGAGATAGAGATAGATACGGACAAGTGCAACTTCTGTGGCCTTTGCGCTCAGTTCTGTGATGCTTTCCTTCTCGTCGAAAAAGAGCCTACTCCAACTGACCCTTCACCATTTGAGCTTTTGCTGGTGGATGAGGACAAATGCGATTACTGCGTACTTTGCCAGGACCTCTGCCCCGAGGAAGCAATACATGTAAAGGGAGAAAGGCGTGGTGAGGCCCCGAAGATTGAAGGAAGACTGGTAGTGGATGACGACAAGTGTACCAGGTGCACATGGTGCCAGGTGGTGTGTCCTTATGAGGCCGTCGATATTAAGAAGCCCTTTGAGGGTGAGATCTCTCTTATAGATGCCAATATCAGTAAGTGCGACCCTCAGGGCTGCCATGGCTGCTTCAATGTCTGCCCTTCCCATCTCTGGTATGTCCCGGAGGACGGCAAAAACAACATTGCGATAAAAGAGGACTACTGTATCTACTGTGGTGCCTGTGTCAATGCCTGCCCCAAGGACGTAATGAAGGTCTCTCGCTCTGAAGTATCCCATACCGGCATCCCCGACTCTCCATGGGCTGGCCAATGGCGTGATGCAGTCGATTCCATAAAGACCGGAGAACGGAATTATCCTGACATCTCAAGGACCCTTGAAGTTGAGAAAGAGCCTCCCCATGAGCATGTTGAGGTGGAAATGCCGGACATTGATCCCTCTTACCTGCAGGCAGCAAGAAAACGCCTGGAAAAAGCAGGTTCTCTGCTCAGCAATGCTAAATATCGGAAGGGTGTGGAAGCGAAAGCCAAGGAGTCCGGCGGAGAAAATGAATAA